The Numenius arquata chromosome 7, bNumArq3.hap1.1, whole genome shotgun sequence genome has a window encoding:
- the LOC141466748 gene encoding nephrocan-like yields the protein MYLSYLLFMFFSFHNGQSTSCPRRCSCDPAQSVQCYRATEVPREIPFTTRRLYISHSKIKQLQITDFRRMSALEELVLSCSGTEAIENNTFKALSTLKSLELYKNQLKQIPTFLPSGLEILKLADNSINTLHASDFEGLMKLRVLDIRNNLIAALPPGAFSSLCNLQSLILDGNNMESPSAALKLPRLKYLSMADNKLNSFPANFFTSFQNLQFLSLSGNFLTKVPLDLPKSLLSLKLEKNQLKTIRLRDMKHLENLSEFFLSENQLSSIDGAQLLPNLTTLELSKNQLHTLPPRLPSRLQKLDCSNNHIQRVTAQDFQGLQDLKHLFLDNNAVSMFEAGALQQCAQLSNLALEQNLLISIPLRLPDTLARLDLKGNDIEDVGEQELKDLKQLQVLNLRNNKISALDRKVLEYLPRLRHLYLDGNPWNCTCDLLRTRRALVAKGTDVRGGQCAAPAESRGESWMSSKKILQQCEDNLSSMEGGKEDRKKMKPSEASSVGANTDDDYYDYELD from the exons ATGTATTTGTCTTACCTTTTAttcatgttcttttcttttcacaaTGGTCAAAGTACCTCTTGCCCAAGAAGATGCAGCTGTGACCCTGCCCAGTCAGTGCAATGCTACAGAGCTACGGAGGTCCCCAGAGAGATTCCTTTTACCACCAGGAGACTCTACATCAGTCACAGCAAAATCAAACAACTGCag attACTGACTTCAGGAGAATGTCAGCCCTTGAAGAGCTGGTCCTGTCATGCAGCGGCACAGAAGCAATAGAAAACAACACTTTCAAAGCTCTGAGCACCTTGAAGTCCCTGGAACTCTACAAAAATCAGTTAAAGCAAATACCCACCTTCCTCCCATCTGGCCTTGAAATTTTAAAACTCGCCGATAACTCCATCAACACTCTGCATGCGTCTGATTTTGAAGGTTTGATGAAACTGAGGGTGCTCGATATTCGGAACAACTTGATTGCAGCTCTGCCTCCAGGtgcattttcttccctttgcaaTTTACAAAGTTTGATTCTGGATGGCAACAACATGGAATCTCCGTCTGCAGCACTGAAGCTTCCCAGGCTGAAGTATCTGAGCATGGCTGATAATAAACTGAACTCATTCCCAGCCAACTTCTTCACATCTTTCCAAAATCTACAGTTTCTCAGTTTAAGTGGCAACTTTCTGACAAAAGTGCCTCTTGACCTACCTAAATCCCTGCTGTCACTAAAATTAGAGAAAAACCAACTTAAAACAATAAGACTTCGAGACATGAAACACCTAGAAAACCTGTCCGAGTTCTTCCTGTCAGAAAATCAGCTGTCCTCAATAGATGGTGCCCAGCTTCTTCCTAACTTAACAACACTGGAACTCTCCAAGAACCAGCTCCACACTCTGCCACCCAGGCTGCCCAGCAGACTGCAGAAACTCGACTGCAGCAATAACCACATTCAAAGGGTGACAGCGCAGGACTTCCAAGGACTACAAGACCTCAAGCACTTGTTTCTTGACAACAATGCTGTTAGCATGTTTGAGGCAGGAGCTCTTCAGCAGTGTGCGCAGCTTTCAAATCTGGCACTGGAACAGAATCTCCTTATTTCTATTCCGCTGAG gctTCCGGACACCCTGGCTAGATTGGATCTAAAGGGAAATGACATAGAGGATGTTGGAGAACAAGAGCTGAAGGACTTGAAACAGCTTCAGGTTTTAAATTTACGGAATAACAAGATATCTGCCTTGGATCGCAAAGTCTTAGAGTATTTACCTCGTCTTCGTCATCTGTATTTAGATGGAAACCCTTGGAACTGCACCTGTGACCTTCTCAGAACCAGAAGAGCGCTAGTGGCCAAAGGCACGGATGTCAGGGGAGGGCAGTGCGCGGCGCCAGCAGAAAGCCGAGGAGAAAGTTGGATGTCTTCCAAAAAGATTCTGCAGCAGTGTGAAGATAATCTGTCTTCCATGGAAGGAGGCAAAGAGGataggaagaaaatgaaacccAGCGAGGCCTCCAGTGTTGGAGCAAACACAGATGATGACTACTATGATTATGAATTAGATTAA
- the GOPC gene encoding Golgi-associated PDZ and coiled-coil motif-containing protein: MSASGGGSCGPGAAACGGSGAASASAAGGGVSMFRWLEVLEKEFDKAFVDVDLLLGEIDPDQADITYEGRQKMTSLSSCFAQLCHKAQTVSQINHKLEAQLVDLKSELTETQAEKAVLEKEVHDQLLQLHAVQLQLHAKTGQSVDSGAIKAKLSVLSVDQMERELEANKKEKVKEAQLEAEVKLLRKENEALRRHIAVLQAEVYGARLAAKYLDKELAGRVQQIQLLGRDMKGPAHDKLWNQLEAEIHLHRHKTVIRACRGRNDLKRPMQAPPGHDPDALKKSQGVGPIRKVLLVKEDHEGLGISITGGKEHGVPILISEIHPGQPADRCGGLHVGDAILAVNGVNLRDAKHKEAVTILSQQRGEIEFEVVYVAPEVDSDDENVEYEDESGHRYRLYLDELEEGANSSSNRKDANVDVKPSQAFDKKPSIDGHENGDLGNSVEAPLEDTAPKLARSAESLS, translated from the exons atgtcgGCGTCGGGCGGCGGTTCCTGCGGGCCGGGCGCGGCGGCctgcggcgggagcggggccgcctcggcctcggcggcgggcggcggggtgTCCATGTTCCGctggctggaggtgctggagaaggAGTTTGACAAGGCCTTCGTGGACGTGGATCTGCTGCTGGGTGAGATCGACCCCGACCAGGCCGACATCACCTACGAGGGGCGGCAGAAGATGACCAGCCTCAGCTCCTGCTTCGCCCAGCTCTGCCACAAGGCGCAGACCGTCTCCCAGATCAACCACAAGCTGGAG GCACAGTTAGTTGATCTGAAGTCTGAACTGACAGAAACGCAGGCAGAGAAGGCAGTACTGGAAAAAGAAGTGCATGATCAGCTTTTGCAACTCCATGCTGTTCAGCTTCAGCTACATGCCAAAACTGGTCAGAGTGTTGATTCTGGGGCTATTAAGGCAAAACTG tCTGTCCTTTCTGTGGATCAGATG gaGAGAGAACTTGAAgctaacaagaaagaaaaagtgaaagaagctCAACTGGAAGCTGAGGTGAAGctgctgaggaaggaaaatgaagctCTTCGTCGACACATAGCTGTGCTTCAGGCGGAGGTTTATGGAGCAAGATTGGCAGCCAAGTATTTAGATAAGGAGCTAGCTGGAAG GGTCCAGCAGATTCAGCTACTGGGCCGAGATATGAAGGGACCTGCTCATGACAAGCTCTGGAATCAGCTTGAAGCAGAAATACACCTTCACCGTCACAAAACTGTTATTAGAGCTTGTCGAGGTCGGAATGATCTAAAACGACCAATGCAAGCACCACCAGGACAT GATCCTGATGCCTTAAAGAAGAGTCAAGGTGTTGGTCCAATCAGAAAAGTTTTGCTAGTTAAAGAAGACCACGAAGGACTAGGAATTTCAATCACA ggtgGGAAGGAACATGGTGTTCCAATACTGATCTCTGAAATCCATCCTGGACAACCTGCTGATCGATGTGGAGGACTGCATGTTGGTGATGCTATTCTGGCAGTAAATGGAGTTAATCTGAGAGATGCAAAACACAAAGAAGCTGTAACTATTCTTTCGCAACAG AGAGGTGAGATTGAATTTGAAGTAGTGTACGTTGCTCCAGAAgttgattcagatgatgaaaatgtagAATATGAGGACGAGAGCGGACACCGTTATCGTTTATATCTTGACGAATTGGAAGAAGGTGCAAATTCAAGTTCTAATAGAAAAGATGCAAACGTGGATGTCAAACCCTCACAAG CGTTTGATAAGAAACCAAGTATTGATGGACATGAAAATGGAGACCTGGGGAATTCAGTTGAAGCTCCGTTAGAAGACACTGCACCCAAATTAGCCCGTTCTGCTGAGTCCTTatcctaa